The DNA segment GCGCGGCCGGCGTTCAGGCCGGTGTAGAGGGCGGTGAGGATGCCCTGGGAGCTGAGCGGGTCGAAGGCGGCCGCCGCGTCTCCGGCGGCCGTCCAGCCGTCGCCGTGCACCCGGTCCAGGTGGGCGCTGTGCGCGGGGGCGCGGCGGGGCGGCCGCGCGGGGGTGAGGGCGTGCGGGCGGGCCCGGTGGGAGAGGTGCCGGGTGGCCAGCAGGCGGGTGCGGAACCGCTCGGCGTCGTGGGTCGCGGCGGCGGGCAGGTCGGCGTCGGTGAAGTAGGCGACCAGGCGGTGCCGGGAAGGCAGCAGGGCGGTGTACCACCAGCCGTCCCGGTCGGACTCGACCAGCGAACGGCCGTCGGCGGGGGCCTGCGGGGCCGGGTCGAGGGTGAGGTGGAAGGCGGTGAGGCGGTCGCCGGTGCGCCGCCGGGCACCGGAGCGCACCGCGATCGCGGCGCCGCGTCCGGTGGCGTCCACCACCCAGCGGCAGCGGACCGTCCGTTCCCCGCCGCCGGCGCCCTCGCGCAGGGCGAGGTGCCAGGTGCCGTCCGGCTGCCGGGCGGGGCGCCGTACGCCGGTGTGCTCGGCGACCTCGGCGCCCGCCGTACGGGCGGCCGCGCGCAGCCGCCCGTCGAAGAGCGGCCGGTCGAGGTGCCAGCCGTGGCCGTAGGGGTCGCGGAGGGAGTCCACGGCGCGGAGTTCGGCCGAGCCCCAGGCGGACAGGGTGCCGTGGCAGGGCAGGTGGCCGCTGCCGAGGACCGGCCGCTCGACGCCGAGGTCGGCCAGCAGCAGCCGTGCCGCGGACACCAGTGCCTCGCCGGTCTTGGGCGGGCCGGTGCCCGCGTCGGCCAGCAGGACGGTGCGCCCGGCCCGTACGAGGGCGAGCGCGGCGGCGCAGCCGGCCGGGCCGCCGCCCGCGACCACGACGTCGTAGTCCGGGACGGGGCTCACCGGGAGCCGTGGAGGGGGTCGAGCTTCTCCAGGTACCCGGCGGCGATGGCCGTTTCGTCCTGGCCGGTCGCCTCCTTGACCTCCTGGACCGCCTGCTGCACCAGCATCGACTCGACGTCCCCGGCCGGGACCGCGCCGGTCCAGGCGTCGGCCGCACCGGCGAGTTGGGGCACGCCCGCCTCGGGCACCTGGATGTTGATCAGGTTGGTGTGGTCCGGGACGGGCGGGTAGCCGGGCTCGGACTCCACCTGGAGGTAGCGCGGGAACTTGGCGTCACCCACGGTGTATTCGTGCGGCTCGACGATGCCGAACCGGAACCAGTCGTCGATCATCTGGCGGCGCTGCTTGGTGAAGTCGGTGCCCTTCAGGCCGCGCAGCCACACCGCCCGGTTCTCGAAGGCCTTCTCCCGGACGCTGTCGTCGGAGCCGGAGGGCGGGGTGTTGACGGTGGTGAAGTCCGCGTGCTTCAGCACGTGGTTGGGGACCTGGGCGGGCCAGAAGGTGGGCAGGTAGGGGCTGTAGCGCGGGCCGAGCCCGGAGCGTACCTGGTAGCCGGAGCGGCAGCTCGCGGCGTCGCACTGCCAGGGGGCGGCCATCCAGCGGGTGAGGTCGCCGGGGCCCTGGGCGAAGAGCGGGCCGTTCTTGCCCAGGGCGTCCTGGACGGTGAGCGCGTCGCCGTAGTCGCGTTCGGGGTCGTCGGGCCCGCGGTGCAGGATGCGGAACGGCTCGGAGTACAGGGTCTTGTGCCGCATCGGCCAGGTGACCTCGCAGCCGGGGTGGAACGCGTCGGCGGCGCAGTTCTCCAGCGCGGCCCGGTCCAGCAGGCCGGGCTGTTGGGCGGGCGGCGCGTCGTCCACGACCGGGAAGCCCGTACGGGGCGGCCCCGTGGTGAAGCGGCCGTCGGCCCATTGGGCCAGCATCCGGTCCTGGGCCGGGGTGAGGGTGAGGTGCTGGCGGACGGAGGTGGGCTTTCCGCTGGACATGGCGTCGCCGTAGAGCCATGGCCAGGGCACCGGGGAGGTGCCGTCCCGGTCGAGGTCGCGCATCTGGACGTAGACCTGACGGCGCAGCTCCTGGGCCGCCTCGCCCGGGTCGGCGAGCCGTCGGCGCAGGGCGGGGTCGAGGAAGTGGTACGGGCCGGCCCAGCCGAACTGGGTGGCGAAGCCGTGGTTGACCCACTGCAGATCGCAGAAGCGGCGCAGCAGCGGCTCGATGTGGTCCGGGTAGGAGACCTGCTGCACGTCGGGCAGGGTGTGCTCGGTGACGAACAGGTCGCGGAGCAGGTCGTACAGGGTGCGTACGGTCTTCACGCCGGGGGCGTAGTGCGGTGGGGCGACCACGGCCCAGGCCGGGGTGGCGGTCCGGGTGACGCCGCGGAGGGTGACCTCCGCCGTGACCGGGCCGTCGGC comes from the Streptomyces angustmyceticus genome and includes:
- a CDS encoding FAD-dependent monooxygenase; amino-acid sequence: MSPVPDYDVVVAGGGPAGCAAALALVRAGRTVLLADAGTGPPKTGEALVSAARLLLADLGVERPVLGSGHLPCHGTLSAWGSAELRAVDSLRDPYGHGWHLDRPLFDGRLRAAARTAGAEVAEHTGVRRPARQPDGTWHLALREGAGGGERTVRCRWVVDATGRGAAIAVRSGARRRTGDRLTAFHLTLDPAPQAPADGRSLVESDRDGWWYTALLPSRHRLVAYFTDADLPAAATHDAERFRTRLLATRHLSHRARPHALTPARPPRRAPAHSAHLDRVHGDGWTAAGDAAAAFDPLSSQGILTALYTGLNAGRAVHARLRGDRAALPRYAAQIATARAAYRHGHRTVHAQETRWPEQPFWARRQRGGALGAP
- a CDS encoding LodA/GoxA family CTQ-dependent oxidase — its product is MDTQIAQVKIHPAIGIARVGNSDRQPFIGPESPDQPPLPPGSYKDSSGKIIRQAARFRVYGYNQAGEVVRELKLGDEDVTEITWSVHLANKKAAWYQFHLPLDIPEAGGLTEAQRRRRNFDVRGAERKKLVIDPGRQTVRASRHETAAFAGTIMNRAVALGSMSTQSDGRLLVVGGAGKSASYAMPEKPISGVANNDTWYDDVADGPVTAEVTLRGVTRTATPAWAVVAPPHYAPGVKTVRTLYDLLRDLFVTEHTLPDVQQVSYPDHIEPLLRRFCDLQWVNHGFATQFGWAGPYHFLDPALRRRLADPGEAAQELRRQVYVQMRDLDRDGTSPVPWPWLYGDAMSSGKPTSVRQHLTLTPAQDRMLAQWADGRFTTGPPRTGFPVVDDAPPAQQPGLLDRAALENCAADAFHPGCEVTWPMRHKTLYSEPFRILHRGPDDPERDYGDALTVQDALGKNGPLFAQGPGDLTRWMAAPWQCDAASCRSGYQVRSGLGPRYSPYLPTFWPAQVPNHVLKHADFTTVNTPPSGSDDSVREKAFENRAVWLRGLKGTDFTKQRRQMIDDWFRFGIVEPHEYTVGDAKFPRYLQVESEPGYPPVPDHTNLINIQVPEAGVPQLAGAADAWTGAVPAGDVESMLVQQAVQEVKEATGQDETAIAAGYLEKLDPLHGSR